A region of Streptomyces sp. NBC_01788 DNA encodes the following proteins:
- a CDS encoding HAD family hydrolase: MILVLWDIDRTLLYTGDTDRLVYRELFEEVVGRPAERLPARGTGVTMPLAVRELLRANAVKRERIEELAQRIVQRMPAQLERHRDDLSRTGQVMPGAPAALAAVQQEPGLVPTVVTGNLRGSAEIKLKALGLDEYLDLSIGGYSSDDSHRPALVRVAQQRAGTRHGHTFTRATVIIGDSLEDVRTGREGGAHVIGVASGTTSVERLAAAGACHVVPDLTDVQRIIRLINQCAASDVDHGCPEPWQDAMPEEFR, encoded by the coding sequence ATGATTCTGGTTCTCTGGGACATCGACCGCACTCTCCTCTACACCGGCGACACTGACCGGCTGGTCTATCGGGAGCTCTTCGAGGAGGTAGTGGGCCGGCCTGCCGAGCGTCTGCCCGCCCGGGGAACCGGGGTGACGATGCCCCTCGCTGTCCGGGAGCTGCTGCGAGCGAATGCAGTGAAACGCGAGCGGATCGAGGAACTCGCGCAGCGCATCGTGCAGCGTATGCCCGCGCAACTAGAGCGTCACCGTGACGATCTTTCTCGCACCGGGCAGGTCATGCCCGGTGCACCCGCCGCCCTTGCCGCCGTGCAACAGGAGCCCGGACTGGTTCCCACTGTCGTCACTGGCAATCTGCGCGGCAGCGCCGAGATCAAGCTCAAGGCTCTTGGCCTGGACGAGTATCTCGACCTCAGCATCGGCGGATACTCCTCCGACGACTCCCACCGCCCTGCCCTCGTACGCGTGGCACAGCAGCGAGCCGGCACTCGCCATGGGCATACCTTCACACGGGCGACCGTGATTATCGGCGACTCTCTCGAGGACGTCCGCACTGGACGGGAAGGAGGCGCCCACGTGATTGGCGTCGCTTCCGGCACCACATCAGTCGAGCGGTTGGCTGCCGCCGGGGCCTGCCACGTCGTCCCTGACCTAACCGACGTACAACGCATAATCCGCCTGATCAACCAATGCGCCGCGTCGGACGTCGACCACGGCTGCCCTGAGCCATGGCAGGACGCGATGCCGGAGGAGTTCAGGTGA
- a CDS encoding helix-turn-helix domain-containing protein, whose protein sequence is MRPPSRVCERCATELSQYNPDALCALCAKTGTAPGVPDRAWRDEAVYRALAAWDFGELLRLVRKRSGLSQMAVRELTALPQSFISGLERGQKQIGSPATLLDLLNGLGLPSDLQPLLLTPLRGDAPKPGHSLSTEAVLPWTADRMVTSLEVAIGGTTMKRRRVLTALSGAALTQYVLQSAIAPAEAVAASSGTTTVTDALIDSLQSTTDALRQMDATSGSGNLAHTAKTHLRMLLHLLKHGSHNESYGRRLAAVTADTAAQTGWYTFDSGDHDTAQQLFLGALRAAHASGDSRLRAGALGFLAIHGYSAGDPRDAITAARTARQAITDHDAPALNAMLLTRQARGHARLREERHALAALAEAEELCARGRGEDDPHWLYWISPGEILGQTGSCHLDLGQPTRAAQSFAAARDVLSRDETRTTAQFLSRAATAQMRAGDADAGCATAHDVLTLAEGIQSARLDGHLSTMLNEARSYGASSTARDLLDRGESIMRQRAAA, encoded by the coding sequence ATGAGACCGCCGAGCCGCGTATGCGAGAGGTGTGCGACCGAGCTAAGTCAGTACAACCCAGATGCCCTCTGCGCCCTGTGCGCAAAGACGGGAACGGCGCCGGGAGTGCCCGATCGTGCCTGGCGCGACGAAGCCGTTTACCGGGCCCTGGCCGCTTGGGATTTCGGCGAGCTGCTGCGCCTGGTGCGTAAGCGGTCCGGCTTATCTCAGATGGCTGTGCGCGAGCTGACGGCGCTACCTCAGTCGTTCATTTCCGGCCTCGAACGCGGTCAAAAGCAGATCGGTAGCCCCGCCACCCTTCTTGATCTTCTCAACGGCCTCGGTCTGCCCTCCGACCTGCAGCCTTTGCTGCTGACGCCCCTACGCGGCGATGCGCCGAAACCTGGTCATAGCCTCTCCACGGAGGCCGTACTGCCTTGGACGGCGGATCGTATGGTGACGTCACTTGAAGTGGCCATCGGAGGTACCACCATGAAGCGCCGCCGCGTGCTGACCGCCCTGAGCGGAGCCGCACTCACCCAGTACGTCTTGCAGTCCGCCATCGCTCCCGCGGAGGCCGTGGCCGCTTCTTCCGGCACCACGACTGTCACCGATGCCCTGATCGATTCGCTTCAAAGCACCACCGACGCACTCCGCCAGATGGACGCCACCAGCGGTAGCGGAAACCTCGCCCACACGGCGAAGACTCACCTGCGGATGCTTCTGCACCTGCTCAAGCATGGCTCCCATAACGAGAGCTACGGGCGCCGCCTGGCTGCCGTCACCGCCGACACAGCGGCTCAGACCGGCTGGTACACCTTCGACAGCGGTGACCACGACACCGCCCAACAGCTCTTCCTTGGCGCTCTGCGGGCAGCCCACGCTTCGGGCGACTCCCGCCTGCGCGCGGGCGCTCTCGGTTTCCTCGCCATCCATGGTTACTCCGCCGGCGACCCGCGCGACGCCATCACCGCCGCCCGTACAGCGCGCCAGGCAATCACCGATCATGACGCCCCTGCCCTGAACGCCATGCTCCTCACCCGCCAGGCTCGCGGCCACGCCCGGCTCCGTGAAGAGCGCCACGCCTTGGCCGCGCTTGCCGAAGCCGAAGAACTCTGCGCGCGCGGCCGGGGCGAGGACGATCCTCACTGGCTGTACTGGATCAGCCCGGGGGAGATCCTCGGACAGACCGGAAGCTGCCACCTCGACCTAGGACAGCCAACTCGGGCAGCCCAATCCTTCGCCGCGGCCCGCGACGTGCTCAGCCGGGACGAGACCCGAACCACCGCTCAGTTCCTCTCCCGAGCCGCGACCGCGCAGATGCGCGCCGGCGACGCTGACGCTGGCTGCGCCACCGCCCATGACGTCCTGACCCTCGCCGAAGGCATTCAATCCGCCCGCCTCGACGGCCACCTGAGCACCATGCTCAACGAGGCGCGTTCCTACGGTGCCTCATCAACCGCCCGAGATCTGCTGGATCGTGGGGAGAGCATCATGCGCCAGCGAGCCGCCGCATGA
- a CDS encoding ATP-binding protein, which yields MDTLQVAQMRRLTLTHLVEEGLSCFADDVVLVVSELVTNAVQHSHGREITLTLSLRNGYLRVKVHDGVTSHRPTPWKPCDEDEHGRGLLMVQAIAGARRGSWGVSDDGASTWCEMALAVS from the coding sequence ATGGACACGTTGCAGGTCGCACAGATGCGCAGGCTGACCCTGACTCATCTGGTCGAAGAGGGCCTGTCCTGCTTTGCGGACGACGTCGTGCTCGTCGTCTCCGAGTTGGTTACCAACGCTGTCCAGCACAGCCACGGTCGAGAGATCACCTTGACACTCTCCCTCCGCAACGGTTACTTGCGCGTCAAAGTCCACGACGGAGTCACCAGCCATCGGCCCACTCCGTGGAAACCCTGTGACGAAGACGAGCACGGCCGCGGCTTGCTGATGGTGCAGGCGATCGCGGGCGCCCGACGGGGCTCCTGGGGTGTCAGCGACGATGGCGCCAGTACGTGGTGCGAAATGGCATTGGCGGTGAGCTGA
- a CDS encoding SAM-dependent methyltransferase, whose product MVSAYEVRPIATVVGGHTRVLDDYQGGARSIIRVHDEYPLETLQGIEEFSHLTVTWRFHLARPEDVQLHARSPRGNVRWPATGTFVHRNHRRPNQLAISYPRLLDVDGRDLLVTDLDAVDGTPVIDLAPYFQQMGPRGVVRQPAWPGEMLDPTYWKDATERP is encoded by the coding sequence GTGGTCTCCGCGTACGAGGTCAGGCCGATCGCCACGGTTGTCGGGGGACACACCCGCGTCCTGGACGACTACCAGGGGGGAGCTCGGTCGATCATCCGTGTCCACGACGAGTACCCGCTCGAAACCCTGCAAGGGATCGAGGAGTTCTCGCACCTGACGGTGACTTGGCGCTTTCACCTGGCGCGCCCGGAAGATGTGCAGCTTCATGCCCGTAGTCCCCGCGGGAACGTGCGCTGGCCGGCCACAGGGACCTTCGTGCACCGCAACCATCGCCGGCCGAACCAGCTCGCGATCAGCTACCCGCGCCTGCTCGACGTGGACGGCCGGGATCTTCTGGTCACTGACCTTGATGCTGTCGATGGGACGCCCGTGATCGATTTGGCGCCGTACTTCCAGCAGATGGGTCCCCGAGGAGTCGTACGTCAGCCGGCCTGGCCAGGTGAGATGCTCGACCCCACGTACTGGAAGGATGCAACCGAACGACCGTGA
- a CDS encoding Tat pathway signal protein: MARERNIALAALLREAGWSQPQAAAAVARVAAESGVRDLEAVSRSHIAMWVQGTQPSGQAPHMLREALSRRLGRRLTLPDLGLGGEPTGQTDSGSDWSVDPLTVLAELGSDDLDMHRRKMLATAAYSAAGLALPTASWWAAAPAAAAKRPAVSSRLVAQADINDVRDLTTFYSARDQQRGGASGRSALAGHLRDEVVPLLGSRYRTEKMRRDTYSAVAEMTYLAGWMAFDASEHRTAQRYLALAARIAAEAGDGPLGGHILRALAHQAVDLRQPRRALALADASMSRDRYGQASHREKALLGIVHARALAAVGDHAGTLAAISRAERDLSRADDDAAPSRVGFFQEASLAHETACALRDMGQPLDAEIHFQRSVATRRRQQYARTHSVTLGYLGAVQVQQGRLDEACATWSEALDAMSGVQSGRARDVIVRMRSDLSPVRHRGGQHVAELDRRAREMLRTIG, from the coding sequence ATGGCCCGTGAACGAAACATCGCCCTCGCCGCACTCCTGCGCGAAGCAGGCTGGTCCCAGCCGCAAGCAGCCGCGGCTGTCGCCCGGGTGGCTGCGGAGAGCGGGGTGCGCGACCTGGAGGCCGTTTCCCGCTCGCACATCGCCATGTGGGTACAGGGCACGCAGCCGAGCGGACAGGCCCCCCATATGCTTCGTGAGGCGCTGTCCCGTAGGCTCGGCCGGCGCCTGACCCTGCCCGACCTCGGGCTGGGAGGTGAGCCGACAGGCCAAACCGACAGCGGTTCCGACTGGAGCGTCGACCCTCTGACCGTGCTGGCCGAGCTGGGAAGCGACGACCTCGATATGCACCGACGCAAGATGCTGGCGACCGCCGCATACTCGGCCGCTGGCCTCGCCTTGCCCACGGCCTCGTGGTGGGCAGCCGCTCCTGCCGCGGCGGCGAAGCGCCCAGCAGTCTCCTCCCGACTGGTGGCACAGGCCGATATCAACGATGTCCGCGACCTGACGACCTTCTACTCCGCGCGCGACCAGCAGCGCGGGGGTGCCTCGGGCCGCTCGGCACTCGCAGGCCACCTTCGCGACGAAGTGGTGCCCCTGCTGGGCAGCAGGTACCGCACGGAAAAGATGCGTCGGGACACCTACTCGGCAGTGGCGGAGATGACCTACCTCGCAGGCTGGATGGCGTTCGACGCATCCGAGCACCGCACCGCCCAGCGCTACCTCGCCCTTGCCGCCCGCATCGCAGCTGAAGCCGGCGACGGGCCACTCGGCGGCCACATCCTGCGAGCCCTCGCACACCAAGCAGTCGACCTGCGACAGCCCCGCCGAGCGCTCGCCTTGGCCGACGCCTCCATGTCCCGCGACCGATATGGCCAGGCCAGCCACCGTGAGAAAGCCCTGCTCGGGATCGTTCACGCCCGGGCCCTTGCGGCAGTCGGCGACCACGCCGGCACCCTCGCGGCCATCAGTCGCGCAGAGCGAGATCTCTCCCGCGCCGACGACGACGCCGCACCCAGCCGCGTCGGCTTCTTCCAGGAAGCCTCCCTCGCCCACGAGACAGCCTGCGCCCTGCGTGACATGGGCCAGCCGCTCGACGCGGAGATCCACTTCCAGCGCAGCGTCGCCACCCGTCGCCGTCAGCAATACGCCCGCACCCACAGCGTGACTCTTGGCTACCTTGGCGCCGTTCAGGTCCAGCAAGGTCGCCTCGACGAGGCATGCGCCACCTGGAGTGAAGCCCTCGACGCGATGTCCGGTGTCCAATCCGGCCGCGCCCGAGACGTCATCGTCCGCATGCGGAGCGACCTCTCGCCTGTTCGGCACCGCGGCGGTCAACACGTCGCGGAGCTGGACCGCCGCGCACGCGAAATGCTCCGCACCATAGGCTGA
- a CDS encoding DUF6415 family natural product biosynthesis protein — MRLSLVPRRGDIQRVGESGRRGHVTEPAPQRNQAVAAAKKTVTLLLGEDSPLPESAADVEDLVRLLRGHVSQLGARTAPGDPALVRAQQLCSDSVPEGYVESRVYLVKLAKATQGLVAHVECGGPGRMRPKRRQRWWKPRINVLRGAVFAVALACLVWAASMPRT; from the coding sequence ATGCGTCTTTCGCTGGTCCCTCGCCGAGGCGACATCCAGCGCGTGGGCGAGAGCGGGCGGCGAGGGCACGTCACCGAGCCGGCGCCGCAACGGAATCAAGCGGTGGCCGCGGCGAAGAAGACAGTGACACTCCTATTGGGCGAGGATTCACCGCTGCCCGAGAGCGCTGCCGATGTGGAAGACCTCGTTCGCCTTCTGCGCGGCCACGTCAGCCAGTTGGGAGCGCGGACAGCTCCGGGAGACCCTGCCCTGGTGCGTGCGCAGCAGCTCTGCTCGGACAGCGTCCCCGAGGGCTATGTGGAGAGCCGGGTGTACCTGGTCAAGCTCGCCAAAGCTACCCAAGGACTCGTCGCGCATGTGGAGTGCGGCGGTCCCGGGCGGATGCGCCCGAAGCGAAGGCAGCGTTGGTGGAAGCCCCGGATCAACGTGCTGCGCGGGGCGGTCTTCGCGGTCGCCCTCGCCTGTTTGGTCTGGGCCGCTTCGATGCCGCGGACATGA
- a CDS encoding glycoside hydrolase family 15 protein, protein MKSVPRIERYGLIGDMQTSAHVCDGGSIDWLCLPRFDRPAVFAALLGTQEHGAWRIAPSAAYEGGADVSAERRYAGESLVLETVWTTPSGSVKVIDFMPPRDGGAPQLIRIVEGLAGEVAVVSTLRARPGYGRVSPWIHELGGRVIAEAGEDALWLDTCSEQAEKDGAIVGSFTVGAGESVAFVLSWGTSHGAAPEIPDPEAALAATLAFWADWTSKCTYNGPHREAVIRSLITLKAMTYAPSGGIVAAPTTSLPEEIGGGRNWDYRYTWLRDASITLAVLLGTGYRQEAEAWRRWLLRAVAGDPENLQIMYGITGERDLQERELGWLPGYENSVPVRVGNAAADQLQLDVYGHVIEMLHGAHLGGVARCRDTAVLHQRLIEHLAQRWQMPDEGIWEVRGQRRHFVHSKVMAWVAVDRTIRLIEAGALDADLAALRKLRETIHHEVCAKGFDRDRNTFTQSYGSQKVDAALLLIPRVGFLPPGDPRVLGTVEAVRRDLSTPEGFVQRYTTAGGHIGLDGLTGDEGTFLLCSFWMVDALALTGRRPEAHALFDQLLALRTDLGLLAEEYEPATGRQLGNFPQAFSHIGVIGSALLLQQLNAGAPEATSDAILLAGV, encoded by the coding sequence ATGAAATCTGTTCCGCGTATCGAGCGGTACGGCCTGATCGGCGACATGCAGACCAGTGCTCACGTCTGCGACGGCGGCTCGATCGACTGGCTGTGCCTGCCCCGCTTCGACCGGCCGGCCGTCTTCGCCGCGCTGCTCGGAACACAGGAGCATGGGGCGTGGCGTATAGCCCCGTCCGCAGCGTACGAGGGCGGCGCCGATGTGTCAGCCGAGCGTCGCTATGCCGGCGAGTCCCTTGTGCTGGAGACGGTGTGGACAACGCCCTCCGGCAGCGTGAAAGTCATCGACTTCATGCCGCCGCGTGACGGTGGTGCTCCGCAGCTGATCCGGATCGTGGAGGGCCTGGCAGGCGAGGTGGCAGTGGTCTCCACGCTGCGTGCCCGCCCCGGCTACGGCCGGGTCAGCCCGTGGATTCACGAGCTGGGCGGACGCGTGATAGCCGAGGCCGGCGAAGACGCCCTGTGGCTCGACACGTGCTCCGAGCAGGCCGAGAAGGACGGGGCAATCGTCGGCTCATTCACGGTCGGCGCGGGCGAGAGCGTCGCGTTCGTCCTTAGTTGGGGGACGTCCCACGGGGCCGCGCCGGAGATTCCGGATCCTGAGGCTGCCCTGGCGGCGACGCTCGCGTTCTGGGCGGACTGGACGAGCAAGTGCACCTACAACGGCCCGCATCGGGAAGCCGTCATCCGGTCCTTGATCACCCTGAAGGCGATGACCTATGCCCCCAGCGGGGGAATCGTCGCCGCGCCGACGACGTCGCTGCCGGAAGAAATCGGCGGGGGCCGGAACTGGGACTACCGCTACACCTGGCTGCGCGACGCCTCCATCACCCTGGCCGTCCTGCTCGGCACGGGATACCGGCAGGAGGCCGAGGCATGGCGGCGATGGCTGTTGCGGGCTGTGGCCGGCGACCCGGAGAACCTGCAGATCATGTACGGAATCACCGGTGAGCGGGACCTGCAGGAACGGGAGCTGGGATGGCTGCCCGGCTACGAGAACTCCGTCCCCGTCCGCGTCGGCAACGCCGCAGCGGACCAACTGCAGCTCGACGTGTACGGCCACGTGATCGAGATGCTGCATGGCGCGCACCTCGGCGGGGTCGCCCGTTGCCGAGATACCGCGGTCCTGCACCAGCGGCTGATCGAGCACCTGGCCCAGCGGTGGCAGATGCCCGACGAGGGTATCTGGGAGGTCCGCGGGCAGCGCCGGCATTTCGTGCATTCGAAGGTGATGGCCTGGGTGGCGGTCGACCGGACGATCCGCCTGATCGAGGCCGGCGCCCTGGACGCCGACCTGGCCGCGCTGAGGAAACTGCGCGAGACCATCCACCACGAGGTGTGTGCGAAGGGCTTCGATCGAGACCGCAACACCTTTACTCAGTCGTATGGATCGCAGAAGGTCGATGCCGCCCTGCTGCTGATCCCCCGGGTGGGGTTCCTGCCTCCCGGTGACCCTAGGGTGCTGGGGACGGTGGAGGCGGTGCGCCGGGACCTGTCCACCCCGGAGGGCTTCGTACAGCGCTACACGACCGCCGGCGGCCACATCGGCCTCGATGGCTTGACCGGCGACGAGGGAACCTTCCTGCTCTGCTCGTTCTGGATGGTCGACGCGCTCGCCCTGACCGGCCGTCGGCCAGAAGCCCACGCTCTCTTCGACCAACTGTTGGCCCTGCGCACCGACCTCGGTCTGCTCGCCGAGGAGTACGAGCCCGCAACCGGGCGCCAACTGGGCAACTTCCCGCAGGCGTTCAGCCACATCGGGGTGATCGGGTCCGCGCTCCTGCTGCAGCAGCTCAACGCTGGGGCGCCCGAGGCGACCTCCGACGCCATCCTGCTGGCAGGTGTCTGA
- a CDS encoding ATP-binding protein: MNATVTTLVVLLAVTAVVAVAAAWGTNRRWRQARQEAQRLSRQQQATEHALRKLVSETLPQIHQARGHVSVPAPAPELAGTAVGEQLTTLVKCAVGVVQAVVRDVQYAAYGEVERAKALGAEELRHAHTAAQEEIVRVRATALRSTEAAVRSVTVALVGMAARTSRKVSKGMRAHEDDAAFETLIGIDHTVQQMLLVAQGWTVLAGGKLTRRWPTASLTDVVRAAMGYVEDYQRVLPQELDVAVTTRAVGPVVQTLAVLLDNALRFSPPESRVHVCFEQGHHGVTVFVDDSGLQMTPEQLDAARDILTGQRRDDITQLGARPQIGFRVAADLARTYGFRVDVQAPNSLLGTRALLTLPQDLLTTVPQTPPAQPSRAAPSSALASVPADPPPALTPVPAASQPGPASEGPAVRTTSSGLSVRRKGPARVAAPAPRPANAEPGRASVIAAWARGTQQARAEQGIHTSTSTVDNDQGQDA, translated from the coding sequence ATGAACGCGACCGTCACCACCCTGGTCGTCCTGCTCGCCGTCACGGCCGTGGTCGCCGTGGCGGCGGCCTGGGGCACGAACCGCCGCTGGCGGCAGGCCCGGCAGGAGGCCCAGCGTCTGAGCCGACAGCAGCAGGCGACCGAGCATGCCCTGCGGAAGCTTGTCAGCGAGACCCTGCCGCAGATTCACCAGGCGCGCGGTCACGTCTCCGTGCCGGCCCCTGCACCTGAACTGGCCGGAACCGCGGTCGGTGAGCAGCTGACCACGTTGGTCAAGTGTGCCGTCGGCGTAGTCCAGGCAGTGGTCCGTGACGTCCAGTACGCGGCGTACGGCGAGGTAGAGCGGGCGAAGGCGCTCGGTGCCGAGGAGTTGCGGCATGCGCATACCGCGGCACAGGAGGAGATCGTGCGTGTCCGTGCCACCGCGCTGCGATCGACGGAGGCCGCCGTGCGCAGTGTGACGGTCGCTCTTGTGGGCATGGCGGCCAGGACCAGCCGCAAGGTCAGCAAGGGGATGCGTGCGCATGAGGACGATGCCGCGTTCGAGACGCTGATCGGCATTGATCACACGGTCCAGCAAATGCTGCTAGTGGCCCAGGGATGGACCGTTCTGGCGGGCGGGAAGCTGACCCGGCGCTGGCCCACGGCGTCCTTGACCGATGTGGTGCGGGCCGCGATGGGCTACGTCGAGGACTACCAGCGGGTGCTGCCGCAGGAGCTCGACGTGGCGGTGACCACCCGGGCGGTGGGGCCCGTGGTGCAGACACTCGCGGTTCTATTGGACAACGCGCTGCGCTTTTCTCCGCCGGAGTCACGGGTGCACGTCTGCTTCGAGCAGGGTCACCACGGGGTCACCGTCTTCGTGGACGACAGCGGCCTGCAGATGACGCCTGAGCAGCTCGACGCCGCACGGGACATCCTCACCGGGCAGCGCAGGGATGACATCACGCAGCTCGGTGCCCGCCCGCAGATCGGGTTCAGGGTCGCCGCCGACCTCGCGCGCACCTACGGGTTCCGGGTCGATGTCCAGGCACCCAACTCCCTGCTTGGCACGCGCGCGCTCCTGACTCTTCCCCAGGACCTCCTCACCACGGTGCCGCAGACGCCGCCCGCGCAGCCGTCGCGGGCCGCCCCGTCGTCGGCGCTCGCTTCCGTCCCAGCCGACCCGCCGCCCGCGCTCACCCCGGTTCCGGCAGCATCCCAGCCCGGACCGGCCTCTGAGGGGCCCGCTGTCCGCACGACCTCCAGCGGTCTGTCCGTGCGCCGCAAGGGCCCCGCTCGCGTTGCCGCTCCGGCTCCCCGCCCGGCCAACGCCGAGCCGGGACGGGCGAGCGTGATCGCCGCCTGGGCCCGTGGCACGCAGCAAGCCCGTGCAGAGCAGGGCATTCACACCTCCACTTCCACCGTCGACAACGACCAAGGGCAGGACGCATGA
- a CDS encoding roadblock/LC7 domain-containing protein, translating into MTDKNIGWLLESLEGTAGVGYAVLVAADGISPAYTDRLTRERAEKIAAITSTLWGASRAYDQETDGGGVRQFVMESVDGISLVIPAGENSMLAVRTDSPHADIGVISEAALRLAASVGERLGARTRVAGGTEAARA; encoded by the coding sequence ATGACCGACAAGAACATCGGCTGGCTCCTCGAAAGCCTGGAGGGCACCGCCGGCGTGGGGTACGCCGTTCTGGTCGCCGCGGACGGCATCAGCCCGGCCTACACCGACCGGCTGACGCGTGAGCGTGCCGAGAAGATCGCGGCCATCACCTCCACGCTGTGGGGAGCATCGAGGGCCTACGACCAGGAAACGGACGGCGGAGGCGTCCGCCAGTTCGTCATGGAGTCGGTCGACGGCATCTCGCTGGTCATCCCGGCGGGCGAGAACTCGATGCTCGCCGTGCGCACGGACAGCCCCCACGCGGACATCGGTGTGATCAGCGAGGCCGCGCTGCGCCTGGCCGCGAGCGTGGGCGAACGGCTGGGCGCCAGGACGCGCGTCGCGGGCGGCACGGAAGCCGCGCGGGCATGA
- a CDS encoding DUF742 domain-containing protein, with protein sequence MSGPRQDPDLVRAYVRTGGRSRPSKDVRLESLVFAATGTLPGLNPDARRVLALFAPSHGGGLAVADIASALSLPPSTTRILVADLIEQGLMTLAQGRDDDRPVTSILERVLHGLRALA encoded by the coding sequence ATGAGCGGGCCGCGGCAGGACCCAGATCTGGTCAGGGCCTACGTCCGCACGGGTGGACGTAGCCGCCCCAGCAAGGACGTGCGCCTGGAGAGCCTGGTCTTCGCCGCGACCGGCACCCTTCCCGGCCTGAACCCGGACGCACGCCGCGTGCTTGCTCTGTTCGCGCCCTCGCACGGTGGAGGACTGGCCGTCGCGGACATCGCCTCCGCACTGTCCCTGCCGCCCTCCACCACCCGGATCCTCGTCGCCGACCTCATCGAGCAGGGGCTGATGACCCTCGCCCAGGGTCGCGACGACGACCGGCCCGTGACCTCAATTCTCGAAAGGGTTCTGCATGGACTCCGCGCTCTCGCCTGA